One window of Candidatus Methylocalor cossyra genomic DNA carries:
- a CDS encoding TIGR00645 family protein has protein sequence MKRLEGFFETLIFNARWLLAPFYLGLVVTIALLLMKFAEEFFHTLVGVFRLRESELVLSILTLVDLSLVANLLLIIIFSGYENFVSKLDTAQHKDRPEWMGKVDFSGLKIKLIASIVAISAIELLKAFVNVAALSQTELAWKVGIHLVLILSGVLFALMDRIAEATTHHIKGGTPETPLDPEEG, from the coding sequence GTGAAACGTCTGGAAGGTTTTTTTGAAACGCTGATTTTCAATGCCCGTTGGCTATTGGCACCGTTCTATCTCGGGCTGGTGGTGACCATCGCGCTACTGCTGATGAAGTTCGCCGAGGAGTTCTTCCACACCCTGGTCGGAGTGTTTCGGCTACGGGAAAGCGAGCTGGTGTTGTCAATCCTCACCCTGGTGGACCTGTCCCTGGTCGCCAACCTGTTGCTCATCATCATCTTCAGCGGCTACGAGAACTTTGTTTCCAAGCTCGACACCGCCCAGCACAAGGACCGGCCGGAGTGGATGGGCAAGGTGGATTTCTCCGGGCTCAAGATCAAACTGATCGCGTCCATCGTGGCCATCTCGGCGATTGAGCTGCTCAAGGCGTTTGTGAATGTGGCCGCACTGTCCCAGACCGAGCTTGCCTGGAAGGTGGGCATCCATCTGGTGTTGATCCTTTCGGGGGTGTTGTTCGCCCTCATGGATCGTATCGCCGAGGCCACCACCCATCACATCAAAGGCGGAACCCCAGAGACTCCCCTCGATCCGGAGGAAGGTTAG
- a CDS encoding alpha-keto acid decarboxylase family protein codes for MSTAKPSSIGQYLLERLYAAGVGHVFGVPGDYVLGFYALMAKGPIQAIGTTREDTAAFAADGYARCQGMGAVAVTYGVGALNTVNAVAGAHAESSPLVVISGAPGVREQREDPLLHHRFGPFTLQREIFDRITCAAVVLDDPVTAFRQIDRALAAARQCCKPVYIELPRDLVATAGYLIPAEAAEPPGSDQGALAEAVAETVELLAQALSPVVVAGVELHRRGLQDTLVQLVERAGLPVAATLTGKSVIAERHPAYLGVYEGAMGAETARSRVEQADLLLLLGVTLNDMDTGIGTARFDPQRMVRAAQNEVVIHYHRYPRVALADFLTCLARAVQLPGKAPAVVAAAEEAEPFPRPNQPMTVARLIGRLNRALTPDMIVVSDTGDCLFAAVDLRVHERSEFLASAFYTTMGFAVPAALGAQVARPDHRALILVGDGAFQMTGTELSTHARLGLAPIVVVFNNGGYGTERFILDGPFNDIAAWRFDRLGEVFGPLDGYHAQDEEGFEAALTQALENRTRPSLINVQLARDDASSALKRLAAHLQASVGGGEPAGSAGRSPS; via the coding sequence ATGAGCACAGCCAAGCCCAGCAGCATCGGCCAGTACTTGCTTGAGCGTTTGTACGCCGCGGGGGTCGGGCATGTCTTCGGGGTTCCGGGGGACTATGTGCTCGGGTTCTATGCGCTCATGGCCAAAGGCCCGATTCAGGCCATCGGCACTACCCGGGAGGACACGGCCGCCTTTGCCGCGGATGGCTATGCCCGCTGCCAAGGTATGGGGGCCGTGGCGGTGACCTATGGCGTGGGGGCGTTGAACACCGTCAACGCGGTGGCCGGCGCCCATGCAGAATCGTCGCCCCTGGTCGTGATCAGCGGCGCTCCGGGGGTGCGCGAGCAGCGGGAAGATCCCTTGCTGCACCACCGCTTTGGCCCCTTCACGTTGCAGCGCGAAATTTTCGACCGAATCACCTGCGCGGCCGTGGTGCTCGACGACCCGGTGACCGCGTTCCGCCAGATCGACCGCGCCCTGGCCGCCGCCCGGCAGTGCTGCAAGCCGGTCTACATCGAACTTCCCCGTGATCTGGTGGCCACGGCCGGCTACCTCATTCCCGCGGAAGCGGCGGAACCCCCTGGCAGCGACCAGGGCGCCCTGGCGGAGGCGGTGGCGGAGACGGTCGAACTGCTGGCGCAGGCGCTGTCGCCGGTGGTAGTTGCGGGTGTGGAGCTGCACCGGCGGGGGTTGCAGGACACCCTGGTGCAGCTGGTGGAGCGGGCGGGTCTGCCCGTTGCGGCCACCCTGACCGGCAAGTCCGTGATCGCCGAACGTCATCCCGCCTACCTCGGCGTCTACGAAGGCGCTATGGGTGCGGAGACAGCGCGCAGCCGGGTGGAACAGGCCGACCTGTTGCTGCTCTTGGGCGTCACCCTGAATGACATGGATACCGGCATCGGCACCGCCCGGTTCGATCCCCAGCGCATGGTTCGCGCCGCACAAAACGAGGTGGTGATCCACTATCACCGCTATCCGCGGGTGGCCCTGGCGGATTTCTTGACCTGCTTGGCGCGCGCGGTTCAGCTCCCGGGCAAGGCGCCGGCGGTGGTCGCGGCGGCGGAGGAGGCCGAGCCGTTCCCGCGCCCCAACCAGCCGATGACGGTGGCCCGCCTGATCGGGCGTCTCAATCGGGCCCTCACGCCGGACATGATCGTCGTCAGCGATACCGGCGATTGCCTGTTCGCCGCCGTCGACCTCAGGGTGCACGAGCGCAGCGAGTTCCTGGCTTCGGCGTTCTACACTACCATGGGTTTTGCAGTGCCGGCCGCACTCGGCGCCCAAGTCGCCCGCCCTGACCACCGGGCCTTGATCCTGGTCGGTGACGGGGCTTTCCAGATGACCGGCACCGAGCTCTCCACCCATGCCCGGCTGGGCCTGGCCCCGATCGTGGTGGTATTCAATAACGGCGGCTACGGCACCGAGCGATTCATCTTGGATGGCCCCTTCAACGACATCGCCGCTTGGCGCTTCGACCGGTTGGGGGAGGTGTTCGGCCCGCTGGACGGTTACCACGCCCAGGACGAGGAAGGCTTCGAAGCGGCTCTGACCCAGGCCCTGGAAAACCGCACCCGGCCGAGCCTCATCAATGTGCAGCTCGCCCGCGACGATGCCTCCTCGGCCCTCAAGCGCCTGGCCGCCCATTTGCAAGCCTCAGTGGGGGGCGGTGAGCCCGCCGGCTCGGCAGGACGCTCTCCCTCCTGA